tcactaattttaatGCAATTTGAAGTAGTTAGCTCTTCGGGAATTTTTTGAAGTCTTTCTCTACCCTTATTTCCCAAAGATATCATTCCACATTATCTCCTCTGAATTTTATCTCTTATATTTAgatgtttaattcatttctaGAATGTCTTTACAGATGGCAGGAAtcccattttatttctctcttatcATGGGCCAATTTTCCTAACATCGTCAAAGTAGTatatcttttatttgttgattaatgaggctattaataatatttattatgttcacCCATAAAAACATTGGTCTGTCtcagttttgggtttttttggggttttttttttttgtttttttttgtttgtttgtttgttttttctttcttttaccaaTACCATACTGGTTTTATGTCTGTGGCTTTGTAGCATATGTTAATACCGAAGTGAAAAAGTTTTTACTGCTTAAAAAACTACATTCCTTGAAGAAGTCATGCAAAGAATGTTTTCCCACTGTGCTCAGaatattattttagaagaaaaattcgGATATGTTTGGTTGAGCTTCTCAACAACTCCATGAAAGCTGCAAATTGGGACCAAATAATTCATCTGTCACCTTAGTTCTCTGTTACTGAATGGATTGGTAACATTTTTCTATTCAGATTTGTTATCTGTTGGGATTAGTGTTAGGACTAAAGAGATATGCACTGACATATTATCAATCAGTATGACAAAGGATAATAATTGTCATTTAAGATTTAATAAGGTGAGTGATCTTTCCTCTCTCTTACCTTCCCACAGCAGAATTTAGTTTCAATTCTGGTTTAAAAGTTTGCTCTCTACATAGTAATTTTATCAGCTTAAGTCTAGCTTTGGTTGATATTGTAACCCATAGTTTTAGGGCCAATTAAGgtttgattcatattttagaaatagaataaatttgaaatgacAGGTCGAGTAATCCAACAAAATATTGATTGAGCACATAGTAAGATGTGTAAGATCCCATATTAACCTCTTATCTTTACATTCAGTCATGAAATTGTTACACTTAAAAACTTTGTCCTCTAGATAAACATAGAATAAGATGCATCACCAATGGTATGCTGGCTGAATCTTTCCCTTTTCAGTCAAGAAAATGCATCATCTTTTAAATGAGTGAGGTTCGCTCATAAATGGTTAACTTTgtaaccttatttttattttaaaagttattagcAAACATCAGAATTTTATTAATGGAAAAACTTATCCAAGTATGTGTTTGACCCTTGATTAAAAACTGCTGGGTTTTGccatcctttttttaaatttttgttgctggattgaactcagggcctctcacTATCatatgctcttccactgagtttatcccccaaccctcccatttattttataaataagaaaacaagctTAGGAAAGTTAGGTGATTTACTCAGAAGTCAGTAACTAACAAACAGCTTCATTTTAGGCTTGGAAGTGGAACAAGAAGGAATAGGGaaaagtataatatttttaaactaagaaaatatGATCACCAGATTTCTGTAAGAGACAAAAGCATTTTTGTTTcctaaaataaggggaaaaaaacagtaaattacTAACTACTATTTAACCCAGAGCATGCAAACCATAGAggaatatttagattttttttttttttttttaaacctcataGTGTCTTCCAGGGCCATTAGAGTTAGGCCATTATCAGTAAAACAATATTCCATATTTTGTGAAGTTTGGTAAGAAGACTCAGGGTACCTGTTATTCACTATAGACTAAGTAGAATGGAACATTTCTTTAATCATATCCTCTTAACTAGTGGATCCAAAATTTCAGAGGGTTAAATTGAATCACTTCTTTAGCCCTACTCTTCTAAGacggaattaaaaaaaaaaattctatgaatgCCTAGAATGATCTAGGTATACAGTCAGTGTATACCAAGAGAGAATCTGAGTACCTGACACATTTTTGAATTATAATTGATGTACTctacctatttaaaaaattaactgtaatcccagcgactcgggaggctgaggtaggaggatcatgagttcaaagccagcctcagcaaaagcaaggtgctaaacaattcagtgagatcctgtctttaaataaaatacaaaatcaggctggggatgtggctcagtggttgagtgctcctgactTCACtccccaatactaaaaaaaattaataactaagCATTTTCAATAATAGATGATACTTTATCATTTGGAATAACCTCAAGTGTGAAACAGTTATTCTAATAAGAATTTACCATGTATATTTTGGGTTTGGGGTTTTATGGGTAtgtgtatttgttattttatgatttattgtTATTCCTGTTCACCTTGTGTTTTAGGGCTTTTTCTTAGTTCcttcattttgattttacttGAAAGAATCATTTATAATGTTTCTTGTTTCCCTAATGCAGACGTTATCCAACTGTTGAAAACAGAGCCAAAGTATTCAATGGAGCAAGTTATGTGCCTATTCCCGAAGATGGTCCCTTTCTTAAAGCACTATTGTTTGAACTTAGATTACTGGATGATGATAAGGACTTCATGGAGTGTCGTGATAGTTGTACACACATCAATAAAACATCCATCTATGGACTTtcaataggaaatgaagaactctgGCCAGTAGTTGCTTTTCTGAAGAATGGCATGGTATATGCTAGTGTTCCACTAGTCGAACAAACTCTCTCCCCTCGTCCATCATTAATTAGCATCAGTGGAATTTCACAAGGCTTGGAACTTCTTTTTGGGATACAGGATTTTCTTTACTCTAGTCAAAAAAATGACACTGAACTGAATACAAAATTGAGCCAATTACCTAACTTGCTTCTACAGACTTGTCCATTTGGTACTTTATTAGATACCAACTTACAGAATTCAGTGgataataataattttgcttCTGTATCTCAGCCACAAAAACAGCCAGCTTGGAAAGCTGGAACATACAAAGGAAAACCACAGGTTTCTATTTCTATCACTGAAAAGGTAAAATCCATGCAATATGATAAACAGGATATAGCAGATACATGGCAAGTTGTTGGAGCAGTCACTTGCAAGGTaagattttctcaggtatttgttttattatgccatttaacatacatggagaaagtaaaattttactaCCTGTATTTTACATTGTTAAgtgatatttttgatttttatctttatggTGTTATTAGATGATAGAGTTATGAAATTTGATAATGTCATCTTTTTGCATTTCTTAACAGTTATTTAGTTACCTATTAGTGTATAATGAATTGTCCCATTATTATCCTCATAGACCCTGAAGTCAGAACTTCAGGAGCAGCTTAGCTGGGAACTTCTACTCTAGAAGTCAAGCAATAAGAGTTGAGATTTTGGTTGGGGCTAAAGTCATCTGAAAGCTTGACTGTGCCTGGAACGTGCACTTGCAAGATGACTCAGTCATATGACTGGGAAATCAGTGCTGGTTATTGGAGGAAGGCCTCTGTTCCTTTACATGGGAGCCTTTCAACAGGCTGCTTAAATGTCCTCAAAACTTGGGGACTGGCTCCCCTCAAATGatccaaagaaaaagagagattgaATCAGAAGATAATTGTTTTTGTTCCGTAGACTGGAAGGTCACGTGGCATCCTTTCCAGCACTTTCGATTTGTTTAGAAGCAAGTCATTAATCATAAGAGCTATAGGATTAGGTCCACATTTTGGAAAGAGAGAAtttgtgaacatattttaaaatcataaaccctattttccattttctctaagGTATAAAATTGACTAGTCCTCTGACATGATAACTAAAATCATTTTGAAGTGCTCGTTTATTTAAACAAGTAACAGGTCAATGTAGGATTCAGTGGTTTAAAGTTAGCagatggggaaagaaaggaaatatcaatACAATTAACAAGTGGCTAATACCATGTTGAATAATgaccaaaattaaaaatcctcCTGGTAAACTCTTATCagtatatattaataattttctcagatgtctttatttttccaccATCCTTTATTCTCTACACTTGGAATATAAACTTTGTATATCAAATTTAATATTAAGTGACAAGGTAGAAATCCTATTGATAAAAGTAGATTTCAAGAACAGAGAATTAGAACAGTCCTGACAGGGAGattgggtatttctttttaataataattaaagtgactcaggaggctgagacagggattgcaagtttgagatcatcctcagcaactcagtgaggccctaagcaacttagtgagcaagaccctgtttcaatgtgaaaaataaaaagactagggatgtaactcaatagtaaaaatgcccctgggttaaatccccagtaccaaaaaaaagcgACCTGAAACTTTTGTCTATGTTAAACATATTTCTATCAAGATCAAAATACATTCATTATTCATTCTAttaaaaagaactattttaaatGGTCCTAAAATCATGGATTTTGTTATCCATAAATCTTAAAGTAGTCAAGAATCTTTTTTTTGTAAGTTTAGTATAATGAAAGTAGGATAATTCACCACTTGTTTTATCATCCTGTTTAATAAACAGGaagtaatttataatgaaatgcTAATTAATGTGATATTTAAGTACCTTAATTATTGACAAACTGACCCCAGTTGGTTGCTTATGGGAATTTTGGATTAATTCCCATTTTTAGTTCTGAAATAGAGTATCGTGATAAgagaactttgtttttttaaaaaaagaatggtggtacattttaatttacaCATTAAATGTTCTATTAGCCAAATGGTCTATTAGCCAAACTTTTTAATGGTCTATTAgccaaactttttaaaagtactttagGGGTTTAAGGAAGTGTTTAAAAGGAGTTTTATTATGAAGCTCATTATAAATGGAAATAACTATCCTCACTTTATCTTAGTCTAGTAGAAAACCTGGTGCCCTGAAAGCCTGTGTACTTATGTTCTAGTTCTTACTCTAccactatttttctatttatgtacatatataaccaCTATTTTGCACAACTTTGTGCtcatttgccatttttaaaatgagacaagCACTTAGGTgccttctgtttttaaaacaccTATTTCTAAAGTTCACATTTATACAAGCCAGACTGATTTAAACGGTAGTACACCCATCCCTTCTAGAATGGACTTCCTCATCCTGTATATAGTAAGTGAGTGATAATCTGGTATTTTAAGTACCTGAACAGTGGATAATTTGTTGGAGGTTTTTATAAAGATGCTGCTTCTCTGACCTCTTTAAGGGTATTAGACTGCTACGGgataattttataatcaaaaactgaatataattttaaagtacttACTAATtgaatatttgcttattttattatcttcataaatatccatcaaaaaacacaaactactttttattcttattagtttACATATAGAGAGTAAAGAAGCAGATGATGTGGAAACACTGGTAAGACTGGGTGTGtaacttaatggtagagtgcttgcctagcaagcataaagtcctgggttcaagctccagcactgaaggaggaaaaaaaatgaaacactaacatatttttaagcattttggtAAGATTATTTggcatttctattttcaaatgaatttgacATAATCGCACAATTATCACCAACGGACCTTTATAAGGCACTCATTATACCTAGTACCTTTCATATTAGCCTGCTTTCTCTCTTAAGTACTTACATTATATAGATACATTAATGAATTCACACATTGTTACatagaacattaaaaaaggaatattttatattagtattttGTAAAGTAGGgtcaataattagaaaaaattaaactcAGCAACATTTTTGTGTGTCTTCTATGCCATAGTAATGTGGTAGGCACTAGagatagaaatatatatgttttcaaagaacttaaactttaaaaggaaaacaggTATAGAAAAATACCTATAGTCAATAGATAATTAATGCATGATGCAGACTGTGTACGTGATAGTGCATTTGGAGCTAAGCATTTTGCCTGCTGAGTTCCTGAACCCGggtacacttaaccactgaactacatccccaactcttttttattttgtattttgggacagggtctcaataagttgcttagggcctcaataagttgctgaggctggctttgaactcaccttcctcctgcctcagcctccagagccactgggatgatagATGTGGGTGACTGTGCCAGGCTCAATCTGGCTTAATTGGCCAGTTTGATCCAGCCCTTTCAGAGGTAAATGTCAAATTAGAATTAGGATACAAGGAAAATCCTAATTATGCATACATACACAGGTTAAGTTTATTTGACTGGTTGGGTCAAAAAAGCCATTATAAGATATCTGGAAATATATTAGAGCTTACTCAAGTATAAGAGGAACTGGGGCAATACAAGTCTTCCTCTGGTTGCAGCCTTCCAGAAACAGTAACGGTTTCATTCTGGAGACTGGAGTAGGTAGAAAAACCAGAGTTCACAGAGAAATCTGAGAAGCTGCCATGTCTATCTGTTACTACCTCAAAGCAGAATTCATGAAAAGATCTGGAGTTCAGGGAGAGGTCAATGAAGCTGTCATATCTGGTTTCCATGACCTCCTAAGAATAATggctttcctttcccttcttctatATGTCTCATCAGTACCTCCTACTGACAATCTAACCCAGGTCACATGGAAGAAAGTCCTAGGCATCTCTACATGGCAGAGGTAGGCTATAGAGGTGATGACTCCAAATGTAAGGCCTCATACAAAACATCAAATGAGCTAGATATGAAAAAAGATTACAGTGAGAAAAGAACATTGTAACTTGAGGGAATAGCACATGCAATGGTACACATGAAGGTATAAGACAATATGAATTATTCGGGGAAATGCAAGAATCCTCTATCTACAACAGAATTCACAGGGTAGAAAATGACTAAAGAGTTTAGACAGGGaccaaacaatgaaatattttgagcatGGATACAGCATAATAAAAATTACGATTCATTAAGATAACTCTGACATTTGTGGAGGGTGGATTGATGACAGGAAaacaagtgaatatacttttagAGATGTAACACATTGAAGGCCTGAACAAATATGATTGCAAAAGGAATATAGAGTAGTGAATAGATTTAACATCTTTTTTCCCCCATACTGGGAAAggccccagggccttgtgtgagATGTTAAGCAAGTGTTCtctatccccagccttttaacaTACCTTTCTAAGAGGTATAGTAGTAAGCAGAGGGGACTGTGAAGGCTCTCTTGGTACCAGGCTAGAGTATCTTACGAGcatcagaaaatagaaaacaagtagAATAATCCctagagagaaaaatgagttCAGTTGGGGGAACTTACTCAATTTGCTTTGATAAATTTAGAAAAACCTGAAACCTGAAGGTGTATATCTCCAATATCTTGATAATATCCATTTCTGCTTGTATTATAGTGTGATTTAGAAGGAATCATGCCAAACGTCACCATCAGCTTGAGCCTCCCCACCAATGGATCTCCACTTCAAGATATTCTAGTTCATCCTTGTGTGACTTCTCTTGATTCTGCCATTCTGACTTCTAGCAGCATTGATGGAGTGGATGATTCTGCATTTAGTGGGCCTTATAAATTTCCATTCTCTCCACCCTTAGAGTCATTCAGTTTATGCTACTATACTTCCCAGGTAAACAGTCTTGGAAAAGTTGAAATTTTCCTgatctttataaatattattgataAAGCAAATCTTTTGTACACTTGGTCCAAACAAgaatttttttgagttatttaccGGACAATAATTGagagatgaagatgaagattCATTTCTTTGAATAGGCTACCTGTTAATCTCTGGTGTCTGTAACAGTAAATAGTTTGCAaagtcagaaattttttttttttttctattgaggcattttattatatgtgtgttttacatccctagaaaaagaatccCAGGATTTTTCCTCCTGTGTGTTTTCGTCTTGCTTCTTCGTGGTCCATGATGCCCGCTGAGGTTGTCAATACAATGAAACCAAACTGACGGGACAGGAGCAgattattctgccatttttctaggtctttgagctgcaCATCAAATCTGGGGCTGATCACTCCACACTTGTTTAACCTGCCTGTGAGGTTGACAACAATTTTCCCAGCTCTGTGATCATCAGTGATTTCAAATTCGCCAATGTAACCATGCTTCATCATCACAGTTAGAAACCGGACGATGACTTTGGAGCACGGCCTAATAAGGACCTGGCATTTGCCTCTCTTTTCGGCATTGTTGATGCTCTTGAGAGCATCAGCCAGGACATTCATGCGCACCATTATGGCGGCACGAAAAGATGGCGgaaagagagaaattttttttaattttgtttttatttgctctaacTCGTTATATATTATACTGGAACACATTTTGACACTTCTTACATAAATGgattataacttctcattcttctggtcatACGTGATGTGGAATTGCActagtcatgtagtcatatatatgcacatagggtaataatgtccaattcattctactaatccaaagtacctttattcttccctagtgttccccaccccacttattgtgagttagcatccacatatcagaggaaacattttggcttttgtttttttgggattggcttactttgcttagcgtgatattctccaaattcatccatttacctgcaaatgctataatttcatttttctttaaggctgagtaatattctgttatgtattcataccacattttctttatccattcatttgttgaaggacaatttttttttattcctaatagGAAGTCCTTACTCACAGAATAGATCTTGATATGATTTAGTCATGTTTTTAATCATGAAGAAGACATAACACTAATCCCAGGTAGTCTTAGTTCCACATACATAATTGGGAGTAGGagtttactgggaattgaacccaggcctttaCATGTGAGcactctaccctgagctacaacctcagccccttttattttattttgaaacagggtcttgccgTGTTTCTCAGGCTGatcctgaacttgtgatcctcatgcctcaacctccccaggagctggggtTGGCTTGTACCTCTTTACCCCACTGTATATtattaataagtatttgttggTTGTTAACTGTGTGTCAGACATTGTCCTCAGcatttttgcacatattttctctaattttttaaacaaacctTAAGGTAAATATCATTAGCTGAATTTTATACATGaggagaggttaaatgacttacAAAAGGTTTATGTAACTTTTATATAACTGATAAATGGCAGAACTTGACTTTGAACCCAAGTCCAACCTGTTTTCTACTATAATATGCCATTTGTTACCTTAGTTATCAGTCAGTATAGTAGTAGACCCTATTTAAGCCACCTTAGGTAGGAAGTTATTTTAAGGAGGCAATAGGCAGTCTTCATTGTCATTCAAGAAAAAGAGGTAGACCCAGACCATATAggatatgaaaaattaaaatcactttaAGCCAAAGGTTCTCGTTGTCTTATCTCTGCTTCCGTCTCCTCTTTCATCTGGCTTTCTATGCTTGCACATGATCTTACAGCTCTAAGATCCACACTATATAAGCAGAGTCTCTGTATCTTACTTCAGAAGTGCTAATAGAAATGATTGGCTTGCCCCAGGCTACAAATTATTTCCCCTTTAGTCAGTTATTGTGACCAATCAAGTAAGCTACTTCTGAGTTACTCCTGAGTTGAAGAAAGTGGCAGGAATGCAGCCACAGAATACAGATGGAGCATCAGGAACTGTGGTCAGGGAAGCAATTACCAGTATGTCTAGTACATGTCCTGTGCTCCACGTCAAAGAATTTGGAAGAGGAGAATATGGAAGAGcaagaagaggaagaatataTTGTACACCATTGTAAGGCATCTTTTCTTATTACTGGGAATAGAAAGAGGTAGAAGAATCTCTATCCTTATAATGAATATAGACCCATTATTGCTATTGTCAAAGCAACATGGAGTAGCTCACTAGATATTAAAGACAAATCTGTATATAACAAttatgtttgcatgtgtgtgtgtatatatgcacactgACATAATGTGTATAATATACATAAGAACTGCTCCCCCATCGCCATTAATATTTTAGACCCATTAACCtgagatttttataaaaatttatgtttgcTTTCAGGTCCCTGTCCCACCAATTTTGGGTTTTTATCAAATGAAAGAAGAAgaagtacaactaaaaataaaagttaatttaaaacttcatgaaagtgtgaaaaataattttgaattctgTGAAGCTCATATACCTTTTTACAATAGGTAGGAGTAAATAACATGATGTCTGCCTTCCCTAGTAGATTCCCACTGTGTTTgctttttaccttattttttcaagaactaaataattttatgttactCAAATGAATGCTGATTCTGAACCAAaacataatcataaaaataatctatttacctttaaatgtttctttacttttgtgGTTAAACTTGCTAGTAAATTATAAACCAATTAACCTCCTTGAAGATTATTTACTACTGACTTTATTTCTAGCAATTTTACTGTACTCTACATACAAGTCAATAGCAATGAAATGTATATCATAAATGTTTATGTAGTTTCTAGTATTTTCTGAGCTAGTCATTATTCTGTTCTGGTCTACAAATTTGAATACATAGCTACCTTTTTGCTGTCCTTGTTTTAAGTAACAGTAATAAGATTTGATTTAAAGCTGTTCCATTTGtgatcctttttttctgttttctcttgttaAAGAGGTCCAATTACACAATTGGAATACAAAGTTAGTTTTGGCCAACTTGAAGTATTTCGAGAGAAAAGCTTACTGATCTGGATTATTGGTGAGcaagattttattgatttttttttccttttatttgctaTAGGTTCTactttttttagattatttatgtttttaggCCAGAAGTTCCCCAAATCAATGGAAATTAGTCTTTCTGGAACTGTAACTTTTGGAGCCAAGAGCCATGACAAGCAGCCATTTGACCAGATTTGTATTGGAGATACAGCATATGTGAAGGTAAGCATTTGTATGACTCACTACATTAGAACTTCTTCCTTTGTTTGTAAATTGCATTTACCTagttgatttataatatttcacagcaaattgtttttattctgtgttttttgACTACCTAAGTACTTTTTTTTAGAGTCTCATTTGATTCCTTTTGATTAGTACtagtcatttttctattttagttaatataaattttaagagaGATCATTAAATACTCTTAAACACCCTAACTTAACTGAGATCATTAAATATAACTAAACACCCCAACTTAACCTACCCAGCATTTAATTGtcaaattgaaaatttatttatgaaaaatgtaaaatatagtcCTTACTCTGTATGGATTTTCAGTAGTGTACATCAACTGCTTTTAGTGTTTGAAGGAAAGAGTGAGCACTTCTGGCCAAGGAGGACAAGGGAAGATGGAATTAAAGCAAACTTTGAGGCCTAGATAAGCATGAATGAGAAGGCTCGAAGATTgactatatttattttagtttaaaagaATGACATAAAGGAGTGAAGAATAAATAAGACACTTAGGATTGAGTGCTGAGAAGTGTCATACTGTGTAAGACTGGAtgcattctttagatttggaataTAGAAGGTTTGAATCTTTTATTACTTTGGAGATGTAATTTTTTGAATAGGAGAGGGGTCttcaaaaaatgatattttgtgaatattaatcTGCTATGGATGTGAAGGAAATGAGTGACAAAAAACTAAagacatcaaaaatattttatagctatATTAATACACCAAATGAAAG
The Sciurus carolinensis chromosome 2, mSciCar1.2, whole genome shotgun sequence DNA segment above includes these coding regions:
- the Ap5m1 gene encoding AP-5 complex subunit mu-1 isoform X3; its protein translation is MAQRAVWLIRHEPGTPLCGTVRFSRRYPTVENRAKVFNGASYVPIPEDGPFLKALLFELRLLDDDKDFMECRDSCTHINKTSIYGLSIGNEELWPVVAFLKNGMVYASVPLVEQTLSPRPSLISISGISQGLELLFGIQDFLYSSQKNDTELNTKLSQLPNLLLQTCPFGTLLDTNLQNSVDNNNFASVSQPQKQPAWKAGTYKGKPQVSISITEKVKSMQYDKQDIADTWQVVGAVTCKCDLEGIMPNVTISLSLPTNGSPLQDILVHPCVTSLDSAILTSSSIDGVDDSAFSGPYKFPFSPPLESFSLCYYTSQVPVPPILGFYQMKEEEVQLKIKVNLKLHESVKNNFEFCEAHIPFYNRGPITQLEYKVSFGQLEVFREKSLLIWIIGQKFPKSMEISLSGTVTFGAKSHDKQPFDQICIGDTAYVKTGN
- the LOC124972313 gene encoding 40S ribosomal protein S15a-like, producing the protein MVRMNVLADALKSINNAEKRGKCQVLIRPCSKVIVRFLTVMMKHGYIGEFEITDDHRAGKIVVNLTGRLNKCGVISPRFDVQLKDLEKWQNNLLLSRQFGFIVLTTSAGIMDHEEARRKHTGGKILGFFF
- the Ap5m1 gene encoding AP-5 complex subunit mu-1 isoform X1, which gives rise to MAQRAVWLIRHEPGTPLCGTVRFSRRYPTVENRAKVFNGASYVPIPEDGPFLKALLFELRLLDDDKDFMECRDSCTHINKTSIYGLSIGNEELWPVVAFLKNGMVYASVPLVEQTLSPRPSLISISGISQGLELLFGIQDFLYSSQKNDTELNTKLSQLPNLLLQTCPFGTLLDTNLQNSVDNNNFASVSQPQKQPAWKAGTYKGKPQVSISITEKVKSMQYDKQDIADTWQVVGAVTCKCDLEGIMPNVTISLSLPTNGSPLQDILVHPCVTSLDSAILTSSSIDGVDDSAFSGPYKFPFSPPLESFSLCYYTSQVPVPPILGFYQMKEEEVQLKIKVNLKLHESVKNNFEFCEAHIPFYNRGPITQLEYKVSFGQLEVFREKSLLIWIIGQKFPKSMEISLSGTVTFGAKSHDKQPFDQICIGDTAYVKKKNVGSYHIAYSSELHFSILDYTLTGCYADQHSVQVFASGKPKISAHRKLVSSDYYIWNSKAPAPVTYGSLLP
- the Ap5m1 gene encoding AP-5 complex subunit mu-1 isoform X2; protein product: MAQRAVWLIRHEPGTPLCGTVRFSRRYPTVENRAKVFNGASYVPIPEDGPFLKALLFELRLLDDDKDFMECRDSCTHINKTSIYGLSIGNEELWPVVAFLKNGMVYASVPLVEQTLSPRPSLISISGISQGLELLFGIQDFLYSSQKNDTELNTKLSQLPNLLLQTCPFGTLLDTNLQNSVDNNNFASVSQPQKQPAWKAGTYKGKPQVSISITEKVKSMQYDKQDIADTWQVVGAVTCKCDLEGIMPNVTISLSLPTNGSPLQDILVHPCVTSLDSAILTSSSIDGVDDSAFSGPYKFPFSPPLESFSLCYYTSQVPVPPILGFYQMKEEEVQLKIKVNLKLHESVKNNFEFCEAHIPFYNRGPITQLEYKVSFGQLEVFREKSLLIWIIGQKFPKSMEISLSGTVTFGAKSHDKQPFDQICIGDTAYVKLHFSILDYTLTGCYADQHSVQVFASGKPKISAHRKLVSSDYYIWNSKAPAPVTYGSLLP